One genomic segment of Centropristis striata isolate RG_2023a ecotype Rhode Island chromosome 11, C.striata_1.0, whole genome shotgun sequence includes these proteins:
- the LOC131980191 gene encoding beta-1,3-galactosyltransferase 2-like: protein MQWRRRHCCAHITKILYLLSLLGLLVFLAHQCWLPKLTGMAWWRGHPVVYGGDQLHTTKAKWNMSAPHSAWRFVIVPQPTFNVSTPEKEGVSTTQGEPRIDSTLAASTSQSVEGDLNGTITNGPFTYTINEPEKCADGKSSPFLVLLIATEARQVEARNAIRQTWGNESVAPALGFIRLFLLGKNDGELGILQQKMLEAESRRHHDIIQQDFKDSYKNLTIKTLMGMNWVAIHCPQASYVMKTDSDMFVNTEYLIYKLLRPEVKPRNNYFTGSNMRGYAPNRNKDSKWYMPPELYPSDKYPTFCSGTGYVFSGDLAGKIYRASLRIPFLHLEDVYVGICLANLRIETTPPSNEFLFNHWRVSYSSCKYSHLITSHGFHPNELLKYWHHLQSNKRNSCMTAVKAGRAHRMHRQRPAQ, encoded by the coding sequence ATGCAGTGGAGACGACGCCACTGCTGTGCACACATAACTAAAATTCTCTATCTTCTCTCACTGCTGGGTCTGTTGGTTTTTCTGGCCCACCAGTGTTGGCTGCCTAAGCTAACAGGTATGGCATGGTGGAGGGGCCATCCTGTTGTGTACGGAGGAGACCAACTGCATACCACCAAAGCCAAATGGAACATGAGCGCCCCACATTCAGCGTGGAGGTTTGTCATTGTTCCTCAGCCGACTTTCAACGTCAGCACCCCTGAGAAGGAGGGTGTCTCAACTACTCAAGGAGAGCCAAGAATTGACAGCACTCTGGCAGCCAGCACTAGTCAAAGTGTAGAGGGAGATCTCAATGGTACTATAACCAATGGGCCTTTCACTTACACCATCAACGAGCCAGAAAAATGTGCAGACGGCAAATCTTCGCCATTTCTGGTGTTGCTGATAGCCACCGAGGCTCGGCAAGTGGAGGCAAGGAACGCCATACGGCAGACATGGGGGAACGAGAGCGTGGCTCCGGCTCTGGGATTTATCCGGCTGTTTCTGCTTGGGAAGAACGACGGAGAGCTGGGAATTTTACAGCAAAAGATGCTCGAAGCAGAGAGCAGGAGGCATCATGACATCATTCAGCAGGACTTTAAGGATTCCTACAAAAATCTGACCATAAAGACATTGATGGGAATGAATTGGGTGGCAATTCACTGCCCACAAGCCAGCTATGTCATGAAGACGGACAGCGACATGTTCGTCAACACAGAGTACCTCATTTACAAGCTGCTGAGGCCAGAAGTGAAACCTAGGAATAACTACttcacaggaagtaacatgaGAGGCTATGCACCCAACCGAAACAAAGATAGCAAGTGGTACATGCCCCCTGAGCTGTACCCAAGTGACAAATATCCCACCTTCTGCTCTGGGACTGGTTACGTCTTCTCTGGAGACCTGGCGGGGAAAATCTATCGTGCATCGCTAAGAATTCCCTTCCTGCACCTGGaggatgtgtatgtggggatatGTCTGGCAAATCTCCGCATCGAGACCACTCCTCCATCCAATGAGTTCCTATTCAACCACTGGCGCGTGTCTTACTCCAGCTGCAAGTACAGTCACCTGATAACATCACATGGGTTTCATCCCAATGAACTACTCAAATACTGGCATCACCTGCAGAGCAACAAACGCAACTCATGTATGACCGCAGTGAAAGCAGGCAGGGCACACAGAATGCACAGACAGAGGCCAGCTCAGTAA
- the cdc73 gene encoding parafibromin: MADVLSVLRQYNIQKKEIVAKGDEVIFGEFSWPKNVKTNYIIWGTGKEGQPKEYYTLDSILFLLNNVHLPHPSYVRRAATENIPVVRRPDRKGLLAYLNGESSTSTSIDRSAPIEIGLQRPTQVKRAADEVSSEAKKPRIEDEERVRLDKERLAARLEGHKEGIVQTDQIRSLSEAMSVEKIAAIKAKIMAKKRSTIKTDLDDDITLKQRSFVDAEVDVTRDIVSRERVWRTRTTILQSTGKNFSKNIFAILQSVKAREEGRAPEQRPAQNTTQVDPSLRNKQPVPAAYNRYDQERFKGKEETEGFKIDTMGTYHGMTLKSVTEGASARKAQTPALQPVPRPVSQARPPPNQKKGSRTPIVIIPAATTSLITMLNAKDLLQDLKFVTPEEKKKQGIQRDNEVLLQRRKDQIQPGGTTLSVTVPYRIIDQPLKLAPQDWDRVVAVFVQGPAWQFKGWPWLLPDGSPVDIFAKIRAFHLKYDEAKTDPNVQKWDVTVLELSRHRRHLDRPVFLRFWETLDRYMVKHKSHLRF; the protein is encoded by the exons ATGGCGGATGTGTTGAGTGTTCTTCGTCAGTATAACATCCAGAAAAAGGAAATCGTCGCCAAAGGAGATGAAGTTATATTTGGAGAGTTCTCCTGGCCGAAAAATGTCAAGACCAACTACATAATCTGGGG TACTGGTAAAGAGGGCCAGCCCAAAGAGTACTATACTTTGGACTCTATCTTGTTCTTGCTCAACAATGTGCATCTCCCCCATCCATCCTATGTGCGGCGAGCTGCA ACAGAGAACATCCCTGTTGTCAGACGACCTGATCGAAAAGGCTTATTGGCGTATCTCAATGGCGAAAGTT CTACATCGACAAGTATTGACAGAAGTGCACCTATAGAAATAGGTTTGCAAAGGCCAACACAAG TCAAAAGAGCAGCTGATGAAGTATCTTCTGAAGCCAAAAAACCAAGGATTGAG GATGAGGAACGAGTGCGTCTGGATAAGGAGCGTCTGGCTGCCCGTCTGGAGGGCCACAAAGAGGGCATCGTGCAGACTGACCAGATCAG GTCACTGTCTGAGGCCATGTCAGTGGAGAAAATCGCAGCCATCAAGGCCAAGATTATGGCCAAGAAACGTTCCACCATCAAAACAGATCTGGATGATGACATAACCCTGAAGCAGAGAAGCTTTGTGGACGCTGAGGTGGATGTCACCAGAGATATCGTCAGCAGAGAGAGGGTCTGGAGGACCAGGACAACCATCCTCCAGAGCACTGGAAAG AATTTCTCCAAGAACATCTTCGCCATCCTTCAGTCAGTGAAAGCCAGAGAAGAAGGGCGAGCACCGGAGCAGAGGCCAGCACAGAACACTACTCAAGTG GACCCGTCCCTAAGGAACAAGCAGCCTGTCCCTGCTGCCTACAACAGATACGATCAGGAGCGATTCAAAGGGAAAGAGG aAACTGAGGGTTTCAAGATCGATACCATGGGCACCTACCACGGCATGACCCTGAAGTCAGTGACG GAAGGAGCATCTGCTCGTAAGGCCCAGACGCCGGCGCTGCAGCCTGTCCCTCGTCCAG TTTCACAAGCCAGACCCCCACCGAACCAGAAGAAAG GGTCCCGGACGCCCATCGTCATCATCCCCGCCGCCACCACCTCGCTCATCACAATGCTCAATGCTAAGGATCTCCTGCAGGATCTTAA GTTTGTCACGCccgaagagaagaagaagcaagGCATCCAGCGTGACAATGAGGTTCTGCTTCAGAGGCGCAAAGACCAGATCCAGCCTGGCGGCACAACACTGAGCGTCACTGTGCCATACCGTATCATCGATCAACCGCTCAAACTGGCTCCACAAGACTG GGATCGAGTGGTGGCTGTGTTTGTGCAGGGTCCCGCCTGGCAGTTCAAAGGCTGGCCATGGCTGCTGCCTGATGGCTCCCCTGTCGACATTTTCGCCAAAA TTCGAGCCTTTCACTTGAAGTATGACGAGGCAAAGACGGACCCCAACGTGCAGAAGTGGGACGTGACTGTCCTGGAGCTGAGCCGCCACAGGCGCCATCTGGACCGGCCCGTCTTCCTGCGCTTTTGGGAAACCCTCGACAG ATACATGGTGAAACACAAATCTCACCTCAGGTTCTGA